A genomic segment from Salvia splendens isolate huo1 chromosome 13, SspV2, whole genome shotgun sequence encodes:
- the LOC121762889 gene encoding L-type lectin-domain containing receptor kinase S.4-like, which produces MVLASALFSTLLLLLSSSDLSRADDDFIFHGFRDAGAKITLNGVAEIEPSGVLRLTDTSPRFVGHAFYEAPIRFKNSTDGKVSSFSTAFAFAIVPEYEKLGGHGFAFAIAKSKVLEGALPSQYLGLMSEKNIGKVSNHVLAVEFDTVKDFAFRDISDNHVGIDLNSMISNASVDASCFSRDNSRKEGIRLQSGRLIQCWIDYDSIVGRLDVTLSLSSLKPSSPILSLPVDLSPIFLQDMYVGFSASTGLLASSHYVSGWSFMLNGQVKPLELSLLPSLPGSRSNRVRVALGASLSVAVFLILGVGIALYVVKRVKSRDVVESWELDIGPHRFTYHELKKATRGFRDKGLLGFGGFGRVYKGTLPGSDKQVAVKRISHDSKQGLQEFVTEVAVIGRLRHRSLVPLQGWCRHRSDLLLVYDFMPNGSLDKYIYDEPATVLAWDQRFKIIKDVASALLYLHEEWEQTVIHRDIKAANVLLDSEMNGRLGDFGLAKLYEHGANPSTTKVVGTLGYLAPELTKTGKPTTSSDVYAFGALLLEVVCGRRPIEVKALPEELVLVDWVWDKWKEGCILDIVDSRLKGEYDEIEAVLVIKLGLVCSSNAPGRRPSTRQVLRYLEGEALLPQEMAAPDQSDDGSKKFDSGGRISPRFEDYPNSYPSSSNFEKVSTWSSACDGERDVDLEAGSSSSPLSTS; this is translated from the coding sequence ATGGTGCTAGCTTCTGCACTTTTCTCCacccttctccttctcctctcAAGCTCCGATCTTTCCCGAGCTGACGATGACTTCATTTTCCACGGCTTCAGAGACGCAGGCGCAAAAATCACTCTAAACGGCGTCGCTGAGATCGAGCCCAGCGGCGTGCTCAGGCTCACCGACACAAGCCCGAGATTCGTGGGGCACGCTTTCTACGAAGCCCCAATTCGATTCAAGAACTCCACAGATGGTAAAGTTTCCTCCTTTTCGACTGCTTTCGCCTTCGCCATAGTTCCCGAGTATGAGAAATTGGGCGGCCATGGATTCGCTTTCGCAATTGCTAAATCGAAGGTTTTGGAGGGGGCTCTTCCGAGTCAGTATCTAGGGCTCATGAGTGAGAAAAATATTGGGAAAGTTTCAAACCATGTGTTGGCGGTTGAGTTCGACACTGTGAAGGATTTTGCATTTAGGGATATTAGTGATAATCATGTTGGGATTGATCTCAATAGCATGATCTCAAATGCCTCTGTTGATGCTAGCTGTTTCAGTAGGGATAATTCGAGGAAGGAAGGGATTAGGTTGCAGAGTGGTAGATTGATTCAGTGCTGGATTGATTATGATTCCATTGTTGGGAGATTGGATGTCACTCTTTCTCTGTCATCATTAAAACCTAGTTCCCCAATTCTTTCATTGCCTGTGGATCTTTCCCCAATTTTTTTGCAGGATATGTATGTGGGCTTCTCTGCTTCAACAGGCTTGCTTGCTAGTTCACATTATGTTTCTGGATGGAGTTTCATGTTGAATGGGCAGGTAAAGCCCCTTGAGCTGTCATTGCTGCCTTCGTTGCCCGGTTCAAGGTCGAACCGGGTGAGGGTGGCCTTAGGTGCATCTTTGTCTGTtgctgttttcttgattcttggtGTTGGGATAGCCTTGTATGTAGTGAAGAGGGTTAAGAGTAGGGATGTGGTTGAATCTTGGGAGCTTGACATAGGGCCGCACAGGTTCACGTATCACGAGCTCAAGAAAGCAACTAGGGGCTTTCGGGATAAAGGGCTTCTCGGGTTCGGTGGTTTTGGTAGGGTTTATAAAGGGACATTGCCCGGCTCTGATAAGCAAGTAGCGGTTAAGCGGATTAGCCATGATTCTAAGCAGGGGTTGCAGGAGTTTGTGACAGAGGTCGCGGTTATTGGTCGCCTTAGGCATAGGAGTCTCGTGCCTTTGCAGGGCTGGTGTCGACACAGGAGCGATTTGCTGCTTGTTTATGACTTTATGCCGAATGGGAGTTTGGATAAATACATTTATGATGAGCCTGCAACTGTGTTAGCTTGGGATCAGAGGTTCAAGATCATCAAGGATGTGGCTTCCGCACTTCTTTACTTGCACGAAGAATGGGAACAGACGGTGATTCACAGGGATATCAAAGCAGCCAATGTTCTGCTCGACTCTGAAATGAATGGCCGCCTTGGGGATTTCGGGCTTGCTAAGCTGTACGAGCACGGTGCAAACCCAAGCACCACGAAGGTGGTTGGCACGTTGGGCTACTTAGCCCCCGAGCTAACCAAGACAGGGAAGCCCACCACAAGCTCGGATGTGTATGCATTTGGTGCACTGCTGCTGGAAGTTGTCTGTGGGAGACGACCAATTGAGGTGAAAGCCTTGCCCGAAGAGCTGGTGCTGGTGGATTGGGTGTGGGACAAGTGGAAAGAAGGTTGCATTCTTGATATCGTCGATTCAAGATTGAAAGGGGAGTACGATGAGATTGAGGCCGTCCTTGTTATTAAACTGGGACTGGTGTGCTCCAGCAACGCCCCCGGAAGGAGGCCTAGCACGAGGCAGGTGTTGAGATACTTGGAAGGCGAAGCCCTACTGCCTCAAGAGATGGCAGCGCCCGATCAATCTGATGATGGCAGCAAGAAGTTCGATAGTGGAGGGCGAATCAGCCCCAGATTCGAGGACTATCCTAACTCGTATCCTTCCTCGTCCAACTTTGAGAAAGTGAGCACATGGTCCTCGGCTTGTGATGGCGAAAGGGACGTGGATCTTGAAGCTGGTTCGTCGTCTTCGCCATTATCTACTTCATAG